A part of Planococcus sp. MB-3u-03 genomic DNA contains:
- a CDS encoding Hsp20/alpha crystallin family protein, with translation MKFMPRKREDFFPKLFQSDLDSDFFDRFFKESNYPQVDVKEANGQYEVVVDVPGFSKDDIQVDFKDGYLSISGKKEESSETSEDEGHYIRKERSFGSFKRSFYVGDVDDQAIKGNFKDGVLQLTVPKPEEKDSGNGKRIEIE, from the coding sequence ATGAAGTTCATGCCCAGAAAGCGGGAGGATTTCTTCCCGAAACTATTCCAAAGCGATTTGGATTCGGATTTCTTTGACAGATTCTTTAAGGAAAGCAATTATCCGCAAGTCGACGTAAAAGAAGCGAACGGGCAGTATGAAGTGGTGGTCGACGTTCCAGGTTTTTCAAAAGATGATATCCAGGTCGATTTTAAAGACGGTTATTTATCAATCAGCGGCAAAAAAGAAGAAAGCTCGGAAACTTCGGAAGACGAAGGCCATTACATCCGAAAGGAACGCTCTTTTGGATCGTTCAAGCGCAGTTTTTATGTCGGTGATGTCGATGACCAGGCCATCAAAGGGAATTTCAAGGACGGTGTCTTGCAATTGACGGTGCCAAAGCCGGAAGAAAAAGACTCCGGCAATGGCAAACGCATCGAAATCGAGTAA
- a CDS encoding cytochrome c oxidase assembly protein, producing the protein MIHHYLGPIAPWFQLTAALLLTWAMIFYPMLAIWTNERYKRWPRHRYVFWFAGVIAAGASLVGPLADATHTSFSAHMTGHLLLGMLAPLLLLHGKPLTLVMRGLPTNSARRLSRLLNSRFIAVASHPVSTAFLNFGGLFILYRTDLFIWMHQSTWIYALVHIHILLAAYVFTWSILYTDLTGHRHSFRLRAAVLIVAFAGHKVLAKSLYAMPPAGVTTGDGETGALIMYYGGDVIDLALIVLFCYSWYKATAPGRIVRAV; encoded by the coding sequence ATGATTCACCATTACCTCGGACCCATAGCACCTTGGTTTCAGTTGACAGCAGCATTATTACTCACCTGGGCGATGATATTTTACCCGATGCTGGCGATTTGGACCAATGAACGCTATAAAAGATGGCCCAGGCATCGTTATGTGTTTTGGTTTGCTGGCGTGATTGCGGCAGGCGCGTCATTGGTCGGCCCTTTAGCGGATGCAACACACACAAGTTTTTCCGCCCATATGACGGGGCATTTGCTGCTCGGCATGCTGGCACCGCTATTATTGCTTCATGGCAAACCGTTGACTTTAGTGATGAGGGGCTTGCCGACCAATTCCGCGCGCCGTCTGAGCCGTCTATTGAATAGCCGATTCATTGCAGTCGCCAGCCATCCTGTCAGCACCGCTTTTTTGAATTTTGGAGGATTGTTTATTCTTTATAGAACCGATCTGTTTATATGGATGCACCAATCGACATGGATTTATGCCTTGGTCCATATTCATATTTTATTGGCAGCTTACGTGTTCACTTGGTCGATTCTATATACCGACTTGACTGGCCATCGGCATTCGTTCCGTTTGCGCGCAGCGGTCTTGATCGTGGCGTTTGCTGGCCATAAAGTGTTGGCGAAGTCGCTTTATGCCATGCCTCCAGCAGGCGTCACGACCGGCGACGGGGAGACGGGAGCGCTGATCATGTATTATGGGGGCGATGTCATCGATCTGGCCCTCATCGTCCTTTTTTGCTATAGCTGGTATAAGGCGACTGCGCCTGGTCGAATCGTCCGCGCTGTTTGA
- a CDS encoding M20/M25/M40 family metallo-hydrolase, which produces MNVIPQTVTAGVDIRSVDDVLKNKMADAVRSEAKRIAETTGVQIDIEVLVDNPSVLLDDGIAQQLVDAGDHEAYLAHRMDSGAGHDVMNMAQTWPSGLLFIPCKDGLSHHPDEFASAEDLKMGVELLSRFLMEATGHDGKR; this is translated from the coding sequence ATGAACGTCATTCCGCAAACGGTCACGGCAGGCGTCGATATCCGCAGTGTGGATGATGTATTGAAAAACAAGATGGCAGATGCCGTACGGAGCGAAGCGAAGCGCATCGCAGAAACAACAGGCGTGCAGATCGATATCGAAGTGCTGGTCGACAACCCATCCGTGTTGCTCGATGACGGAATCGCCCAACAATTGGTCGATGCTGGCGACCATGAAGCTTATTTGGCACATCGAATGGACAGCGGCGCCGGACATGATGTCATGAACATGGCACAAACTTGGCCAAGCGGGTTGCTGTTTATTCCCTGCAAGGATGGATTAAGCCACCACCCCGACGAATTCGCGAGCGCTGAAGATTTGAAGATGGGCGTCGAATTATTGTCCCGCTTCTTGATGGAGGCCACCGGACATGACGGAAAACGTTAA
- a CDS encoding LacI family DNA-binding transcriptional regulator — MVSTTEVAKHAGVSQTTVSRVLNRPEQVKKETYDKVMQALAELDYGNASTTNAQPAETPKRIAVVFSKDCTPDEFARLREFAESAQADGYQLTGHALTGSESVEDSKAIVEDVAGVIGIGSLPVELKEYLNETSAFLQAEEAANEVKPFDGRKAAYLATSHLAEKDHQQIAWVGRDLPDGGERLQGYYEALAHHQLKLRKKRIHSTQSPADFDAIAAELRSFKKPTSAFVAASYEDGLQLFDSLKSAGFKVPKDISIVVVGEPEEGDDAELTAVKPPTAAQPFVQQVVDRLLQQIEGKETEMQAVEDELQLDKGKTVKKFKERQKNKA, encoded by the coding sequence ATGGTATCGACCACAGAAGTTGCGAAGCATGCAGGAGTCTCTCAAACGACGGTGTCCCGGGTGTTGAATCGGCCTGAGCAAGTTAAAAAGGAAACTTATGACAAAGTGATGCAAGCCTTAGCTGAGTTGGATTACGGAAATGCCAGCACCACAAATGCTCAACCCGCCGAAACGCCAAAACGCATAGCCGTTGTTTTTTCGAAAGATTGCACCCCCGACGAATTCGCCCGCTTGCGCGAATTTGCTGAATCGGCACAGGCTGACGGATATCAGCTGACGGGCCATGCATTGACTGGCAGTGAATCAGTGGAAGACAGCAAAGCTATAGTGGAAGATGTTGCTGGAGTCATCGGCATCGGTAGCCTTCCTGTTGAATTGAAAGAATATTTGAATGAAACAAGTGCATTTTTGCAAGCCGAAGAAGCAGCGAATGAAGTAAAACCATTTGACGGGCGCAAAGCGGCATATCTTGCCACCAGCCATCTTGCTGAAAAAGACCACCAGCAGATCGCATGGGTAGGGAGAGATTTGCCGGATGGCGGTGAAAGGCTACAAGGTTATTATGAAGCCTTGGCACATCATCAATTGAAGCTGCGCAAAAAACGCATCCACTCGACACAAAGCCCTGCCGATTTCGATGCCATTGCGGCTGAATTGCGTTCATTCAAAAAACCGACAAGCGCGTTTGTCGCGGCGAGCTACGAAGACGGACTGCAATTATTCGATTCCTTGAAAAGCGCTGGATTCAAAGTGCCGAAAGATATCAGCATCGTGGTGGTGGGGGAACCTGAAGAAGGGGATGACGCCGAATTGACGGCCGTCAAGCCGCCAACCGCTGCACAGCCATTTGTCCAACAAGTAGTGGATCGCCTGCTGCAGCAGATCGAAGGAAAAGAGACAGAGATGCAAGCTGTCGAGGATGAATTGCAACTCGACAAGGGCAAAACGGTTAAGAAGTTTAAAGAGCGGCAAAAAAATAAAGCCTAA
- a CDS encoding DUF2243 domain-containing protein has translation MASKEQVIADETAHKLQKRNFWSGILFGIGSMAFVDEVIFHQLLQWHHFYDLATPQIGIFADGLLNSFAWFAAIGGLFMFADLRRRQAVRMRYWIASILIGAGAFQLFDGIIDHKVFRTHQVRYQVELWPYDLSWNLFGAALLIAGIVLAKSAKERRSA, from the coding sequence ATGGCAAGTAAGGAACAGGTAATCGCAGATGAAACGGCCCACAAACTCCAAAAGAGGAATTTCTGGTCCGGCATATTGTTCGGGATCGGCTCGATGGCGTTCGTCGATGAAGTGATCTTCCACCAATTGCTTCAATGGCATCATTTCTATGATTTGGCGACACCGCAAATCGGCATCTTTGCAGATGGTTTGTTGAATTCATTTGCCTGGTTTGCGGCAATCGGCGGTCTATTCATGTTTGCAGACTTGAGAAGGCGGCAAGCGGTCCGCATGCGGTATTGGATTGCCTCAATCCTCATCGGCGCCGGGGCATTCCAGCTGTTTGACGGCATCATTGACCATAAGGTGTTCAGGACCCACCAGGTACGTTATCAGGTCGAATTATGGCCTTATGACTTGAGCTGGAATTTATTTGGCGCAGCTTTGCTCATTGCCGGGATCGTCCTTGCAAAATCCGCCAAGGAAAGGCGGTCTGCATAA
- a CDS encoding HNH endonuclease → MNSYIVMQGETYREEKRLGILRAPMKDKSGATPHSWERVKSLQKGDRTFHYVRGALVAVGTIQEDAREQAVGTPNAEWLAPCEYLELDDPLEIASCIKIVAEHLPVKYSAFQPDGNGNSGYVYPCNESLALVFLELLSSSKWRNIEQLEFVYDAVREEKYNSLTAWMMDSEYLLRRKFRDLKRQFKAVQMERWERKCAICSLDNPALLKAAYSKPWKDSSDAERIDPANGVLLCANHAALYESGQISFTGAGTLRMSAALQPQASRYGLKKNLRIAAKDSNTAFFRWHRNNFFIDE, encoded by the coding sequence ATGAATAGCTACATCGTCATGCAGGGGGAAACCTATAGAGAAGAAAAACGCCTTGGAATTCTCCGGGCGCCTATGAAAGATAAATCGGGGGCCACGCCACATTCGTGGGAACGTGTAAAATCATTGCAAAAAGGGGATCGGACCTTCCATTATGTCCGGGGCGCACTTGTTGCGGTCGGCACTATCCAGGAAGATGCGCGCGAGCAGGCAGTAGGCACGCCAAATGCTGAATGGCTTGCACCTTGTGAATACTTGGAGCTAGACGATCCATTGGAAATTGCCTCGTGCATCAAAATAGTGGCAGAACACTTGCCGGTTAAGTATTCCGCTTTCCAGCCGGACGGCAACGGCAATTCAGGCTATGTATACCCGTGCAATGAATCATTGGCATTGGTGTTTTTGGAGTTATTATCGTCATCAAAATGGCGTAATATCGAGCAATTGGAGTTTGTTTACGATGCCGTGCGCGAGGAAAAATACAATTCCTTGACTGCCTGGATGATGGATTCCGAATACTTGCTGCGGCGAAAATTCAGAGATTTAAAGAGGCAGTTTAAAGCAGTGCAAATGGAGCGGTGGGAAAGAAAATGTGCCATTTGCAGCCTCGACAATCCTGCTCTGCTGAAGGCGGCCTACAGCAAACCATGGAAAGACAGCAGTGATGCAGAACGGATCGACCCAGCGAATGGTGTGTTACTATGCGCCAATCACGCAGCGCTTTATGAAAGCGGCCAGATTTCCTTTACCGGGGCAGGCACGCTCAGGATGTCAGCTGCCCTTCAACCACAAGCGAGCCGGTATGGCTTGAAGAAAAACCTGCGCATCGCAGCGAAGGATTCGAATACAGCTTTTTTCAGATGGCATAGAAATAATTTCTTTATTGATGAATAA
- a CDS encoding AbgT family transporter gives MATPTEQQDKKGFLNFIEKWGNRLPDPFFIFVYLAVFVVLLSWLVSSLGTTVVHPGTGEELAIQSIVSGEGIRYILAETINNFTGFAPLGLVLVMMLGIGLAERVGLMETAIKKSILNAPKSLITYAVIFTGIMGNLASDAAFILVPPLAAMVFASVGRHPLAGLAAGFAGTGAGFTANILITGTDALLSGISTEAARTIDDTMIVTPVDNWYFMSASVVVMAIVGAIITEKLVEPRLGKYTGRTDNSFEPVTKQENKGLLNAVIAGAVYIGLIALLLFFPGSPVRNEDGGIIPSPFLSGIVPIILFFFITVAVAYGITVKKITESKDIPAYMGDAIKDMSGYIVLIFAAAQFISYFNWSNLGIWLAVNSAEFLTSINMTGLPVMVGFSILAALLNLLIFSGSAQWALMAPIFIPMFMLLDYHPAFVQLAFRIADSSTNIITPLNPYILIVLAFMREYDKKAGLGTLISLMLPYSLIFFGVWLVMMIIFALTGLPIGPGISLRM, from the coding sequence ATGGCGACACCGACAGAGCAACAAGACAAAAAAGGATTTTTGAATTTCATTGAAAAGTGGGGCAACCGCTTGCCCGATCCATTCTTCATTTTTGTATACTTAGCAGTTTTTGTCGTTTTGCTGTCATGGCTGGTCAGTTCGCTCGGGACGACCGTTGTCCATCCGGGAACGGGCGAAGAACTGGCGATTCAAAGCATCGTCTCAGGGGAAGGGATCCGTTATATCCTCGCAGAGACGATCAATAACTTCACCGGCTTTGCGCCGCTCGGACTCGTGCTTGTCATGATGCTCGGCATTGGTTTGGCTGAACGTGTCGGGCTGATGGAGACCGCCATCAAAAAATCCATCCTGAATGCACCGAAATCACTGATCACTTACGCGGTCATTTTCACAGGGATCATGGGGAACTTGGCGTCAGACGCTGCCTTTATCTTGGTGCCGCCTCTTGCGGCAATGGTCTTCGCCTCTGTTGGCAGGCATCCGCTCGCTGGACTTGCGGCAGGGTTTGCCGGAACGGGCGCAGGGTTCACTGCGAACATCCTGATTACCGGAACAGATGCATTGCTATCCGGGATTTCCACAGAAGCTGCCAGAACCATCGACGATACCATGATCGTAACGCCTGTCGATAACTGGTATTTCATGAGCGCATCCGTCGTCGTCATGGCGATCGTCGGTGCGATCATTACCGAGAAATTGGTCGAGCCGCGCCTTGGCAAGTACACGGGCAGAACCGATAACTCATTTGAACCGGTGACAAAACAGGAAAACAAAGGCTTATTGAATGCCGTGATTGCAGGTGCCGTATACATCGGCTTGATCGCTTTGCTGCTGTTCTTCCCAGGATCGCCTGTCCGTAACGAAGACGGCGGTATCATCCCGTCGCCATTCCTATCTGGCATCGTGCCGATCATCCTGTTCTTCTTCATTACAGTGGCTGTCGCATACGGCATCACTGTCAAGAAAATCACTGAATCCAAAGATATTCCTGCTTATATGGGAGATGCCATCAAGGACATGTCCGGCTATATCGTCTTGATCTTCGCCGCAGCCCAGTTCATTAGTTACTTTAACTGGAGCAACCTGGGCATCTGGCTCGCCGTCAATAGCGCTGAATTCTTGACGAGCATCAATATGACGGGCTTGCCGGTCATGGTCGGCTTCAGTATCCTCGCAGCCCTTCTGAATCTGCTGATTTTCAGCGGGTCCGCACAATGGGCATTGATGGCGCCAATCTTCATCCCGATGTTCATGCTGCTGGATTATCATCCGGCATTTGTCCAATTGGCATTCCGCATCGCGGATTCATCGACGAACATCATCACGCCGCTCAATCCGTATATTTTGATCGTGCTCGCCTTCATGCGCGAATACGACAAAAAAGCGGGCCTCGGCACCTTGATTTCTTTGATGCTGCCGTATAGCCTCATATTCTTTGGCGTATGGCTTGTCATGATGATCATCTTTGCATTGACTGGGCTGCCGATCGGCCCTGGCATCAGCTTGCGTATGTAA